The genomic window CCGGACAGACGCTTCTCATGCGAGCGAGCACGCCAGCTGATCAAACAAATCGTCGACGAAAGACTGGAGACGGTGGAGTACAGCTGCGCGTGCGCAGTCATTTCGAAGGAGCTGTCCGATTGCGTTATGAAGTCTGCGAAGAAGTTACTGTACGATCGATATAAACTCATCTGTTACGTGGCCATCGGACAGATTAAAGATTCAATGATAAATTGTGCCAGTAGAGCTGTGTGGAGTCCCACAGCGGACACATTTATTGAATAtatctttaaaaacaaatctttatttGCGCTATGCGTTCTGTATGCAGTTTACAAGGAGTAGAATACAGCATTTCATACAGTAGCGATTTAAAGTTCTCATAGACATAATAAATGCATGAGAAGGTATGATGTAGTGCAAAATTGAGAATTGCTAAATATAGCCGactaaaacaatataaatgctAATGTTTATCATCATTTAAACCATTGAAAATTCACTAAAGACTCACAGAGACCatcacagtttccattaaagcaATACCATTCCCATTATAACTATGAATTCATGAGAAGTCCAGTGatagtttaatgttttttttcctttttgcaGGCAGCATGTGCATTTCAGTATTTtacattacagtacagtatatgttaagaaaatgtatgtttaatctgcgataaataaaatcatattcactgtaaaaaaatatttgttgttttttgttggttcaacttaaaataagTTCAACAAAtaacctggttgccttaaaattttgagaTGCTTCAACCTAAAAATATTAGATAATGAATTTCTCATTGAGTTGACTAATAGGCAACCAAGTTATTTAttcaacttatttttttacagtgttctgAGTGTATTATTGGATCCAATTATCGTATGATTATTTCTTAACATAAATTTGTAATGcatgtaaaatgtattataaactTTTTAGAGGTTGTCCAAAAAAacctaaagtgtttttttttgagAGCCTATCATGATCCAAAACTTCATTGTTAATCAGATAAATGTTGCTCTATTCTTAAAATCTGGTCTGGTGAGGTATGCGAAAGTGGACAGCTGCTCATGTGCCAACTTTAACATGTGACCGCACCATTCCCAGTGTTGTCTCTGGTTAAATTTAGACCTTGGCCTGGGTTGCTTCAAACCAATGACAAACACAGTCTGGATCATTATTTTAAAGCTAAATCTTTCATCGAACATCATGCTTACTGGAACTATCAGAGGAATTGTAGCATTAATGCAGTGTTGATAAAACTCACCAGGGGAAAAACATGTATGCTTTGCAAGGATAATTTGAACCAATGAGAGCTGGTAAGCTAATTCATaaagagtttttatttaatgttatcTGTTACATTTTTATCGCACAATGATGAAGCAAAAATATAACactgttttgttaaaagtttTATTCTGCACATTTTATTCTGACTTGTGTATTTTAGACTGCTTGGTGTTCCAACACGCGCAGTGTACAAAGTGATATTCAGGGTTGTTTTATGGTCATGACGGGGATCACAGTCTGCTGTGGAACCgtgaactccatcaaatctctcTGGGAGACCaggataaagaaaagcaaagatgatctgaagaaagaaaaagagcagAAAGGACAGAGAGCAGTGGGTAGGTACGTGCGCAACCTCCATGTATAGTAGTTTACTGAATACTCTATGTTGATTTGATGCAGCCCAAACTGTTTTCTTATTGATCACATGGGGACATTAGCTGACAACAACATTGTCAGCTATCAGGATGTGTTTCCCCATGTTAAGATGAACAAATTTAGCAATAGCAggctgaaaaaaactgtaaaaaatacacagaaaaaagggtttcattcaaccaattaaaacattttagggtaaggattcacatctatattttataacttgagccaatgaaaaataaacaactttaataaagaaaagtgGTTTCTTTTTCATTGGCTcaagttataaaatataaatgtgaatttttaccctaaaatgttttaattggttgaatgaaacccttttttcagtgtaatttgttgttttttgttggttcaacttaaaaagaataagttacctggttgccttgaaattttgagttaattcaatttaaaaatattagttaacacaATTAATTTCTCATTGAGTTGAATTAACTCAACATTTTAAGGCaacaggtaacttatttttttaagttgaaccaacatgGAACGCAGGAGGACCTTATCTGACAGTAACATTGCCAGTTGTCAGAATGTGTTTCCCCTGCTAATATGGTCAAGTTATGAAGTAGAAGAATACAAGTATAAATCTAACCCAAAGTAAAGATTCGTGGCTTAGTGGCTACTATGACACGTTTCGtaggttgtgggtttgaataCTAACCATGATGCTTTTTTAATGAATCACAGAGGGAACCTTATCTGACAGTTACATAAGATTGTCTGTTTCAGGATGTAGTTTTTTCATGCAAATTCATAGAAAGTTTGGGGAGCCAAAAACCATGATCACAATGTTTTATGTAGGTTGACAGGTGCCTGGGAGGATCGCATAACTTTGGCCAAGCTAAAGGAAAAAGTTGTGACAGAGGAGGGACGTGTGATTCTTCGGATTGAGAGAGAAGAATGGAAGGTAGAATGATGTGTATTTTGTGAGTAACTACATTAAGATGAGTGGCTTTTCAATGACCAATGTCATACAGATCAGACAtgatcatcatttattcagcttcaggtcattcaaaacctgtatgtgactttcttctgcagaacacaaaagaagatatttttagaaatatctcaGTGGTTTTCTGAGTGCTTGAATCTCACAACTGGTATTTTTCTGCAGACTCTCCCTGCAGCTCTGGCCCAGCTTGCCCAAATCCAGGAATGGCAGTTACACCGAATAGGACTTCAGAAGATCCCGCATTTCATCTCGACCTTTGAGAGTCTCATAGTCTTGGACTTGTCTCGTAATTCAATCACAGAGATTCCCAAAGAGATAGGTCAGTAAAATGACTTCAAAAGTATATCTTGACCTCTACGTTATACATTTAAAGTAACTTCCAGAAATTCTTGTGATTAACAGGTAAACTTACTCGGTTGCGAGAGCTGTTGTTGAGCTATAACAGAGTTAACTATGTGCCTGAGGAAATCGGCTCTTGTGTAAATCTGGAGAAATTGGAATTGGCAATGAATCATGATTTAGATGACCTGCCTGCTCAGGTATCAAGATTGCATTCCCATATTTACCTCATATGATAATTCACACCCTCCATATGCAATTTTTTAGAAATGATCTATTGTTTTCATAGTTTAGCAATCTAAAGAAGTTGTATCATTTGGATCTCTCCATGAATCAATTCACCACAATTCCAGACTGTGTGGTCAGCCTTCCTTCTCTAGAATGGCTAGACATGGGAAGTAACGGATTGGAGACGTTGCCAGACGACATTCACAGGTGAAATATCAACTACAGGTCACAATCTTCTATAGATATTTCCCTACACACGTTTTTAAACCAAGAGATATATCTGAATTATTACGTTTTATGGATTGATCTAGAATGGACAAACTTCACACCCTTTGGCTCCCGAGAAATGAACTTGAGTATCTGCCCGACAACATCAGCCGGATGCAAAGTCTGGACACGCTGGTTctgagcaaaaataaactacGAGACATTCCTCCACTAATGGAGAGCATGAGTAACCTCAGGTAACCTCAGGCACCCCTTTTTAAATTATAGaaaatattttgtctttttcaaataacaacacaTCAAAtctttatttctgtaatttagattttttttacattttatcatcGTCGActaatttttctctttttgtatgtatataaaataaagaaaatattttattgttgtcaaccaataaaatcattttttatttcttataataTAGACATTATTTTGCcttcaacaacaaacaaaatgttttcttcATTTCTGTAATATAGAATAAAATTGCCTTCaatggctaataaaaatattttttaaatttctgtatacatttaaaatatgaaaaacattttgtctGTCTACATTTTTTCCCTATATTTCTGAAATATAGAAAATATGTTGTCTTTGTCGACCAATTAAAATCTTTACTTCATTTatgtgtatttgaaaaaaaaaaactgaaaatatttttctattttaacaCTTAAAAATGAACACTTCTCGCAAATTACATACTACAGAATTGTGCATGACAATGCATTTGTGTAGATTTgtgtttgcatttttttctaAGATTAAAATTATTTTCGTTTTTGTAGCAATTGTAACTTAAACTGTTTTTGGCAGGTTTGTGAATTTTCGAGACAACCCTTTGACGTACGATGTGACACTTCCTGATTTAAACGAGGATGTAGACGAGGAAGAGAACGACAGGGAGATGTTCGGCCGCGAGTTCATGCACTTCTACATCCAAGAGGCCCGAAAAAGAGGTTATGCCGTACTCAACATGTATTGTGTGCAAACTTTTAGTTGAagtttaatataaaacattgcATAAATAAAACAGTACTAAAACAAAAGCTTTCAGACCCCTTAAGGACCAACTCAAATATGTGTTACAGGATCCCAAACGTTCACATCGGTGCTAAACGTGACGTTGGATGGCGTATCAGAGATAGCGTCGTCTTCGTGACTAGCATGCTGGCTTCAGTCTGCTGGTTTGTCTTCTGTGGCTTGATCTGTTCTTATGAACCAAACATCGTCATACCGACCCCGTGATGTCCCATCCTACCTTTAACCTGTCAATGTTTTgctgtttatgttgtttgtttattattgtcaACGTCCTGTTTTTAACTTCCTGTTCCAGCTAGCGCTTCAAATGCGAGTTAAAAAAGAAATCCATACACAttggtcaaataaaaaacaaaacatacagcATTGCtatattgtgtttgtgtcatgtgctGTTCGTGTTCAATTTAGATTCATCTgtattctgattggatgagggTACTGCGGTTAGTAACACGTTCTCCAACGACACGTCTCTGCTTGTATAGTATTTCAAGCTGGATTCAAATCCTCTTTGCTGGAGATAATGCACTCTTCCTTGGTCGATCAAAAGTTTACAAAGACGTCCGATCTGTTCCCGGTCTTCGACCGACATCACACTGCAAGGGCGTGAAGAAAAACCATTAGATCAGCAAATGATCATAAGCTCAATGAAAAATTCACTGGTTGATAAAACACTCACCTTTTGAGGCTATCTGTTATGGCTTCTTCATCTATCTCATGTTCTTCTTCCTCTTCTGTTTTATGATCACTCAGTTGCTCTGGCATCTCGGAGCTGAATTTCTTCATACCGCACGTAGCCCAGCTCGACATGCGCTGAAAGGCTGTGAATTCTTTCGGGCCGAGACCTCGCTGTCTGAAGAACTCTTTTCCAACATAGTGTCTCCAGTCGCAGCGGTGGTGGCAGCACAAAGCGATGGCCAGTCCCGACACGACAAGACCTTCACGTGGCTTTGTCTCATCACCAGCTCCATCCTCTTGCTGGAGCTTTACACGCTTGGTTGGAGGGTCATCGTCGAATTTGCGTATGCGCTCGAATAAACACCGAAGGGCAAGATCTGTGGGGTTACGTTGAGGAACAGATGATGCTAAATGGAATTTGTATTATGAACATCCACTACTGAAAGTTGTGGGATGTTAGTCTACCTGTTGCTGCACCACAGAGATGCTTTCCAACACCAACCACAGGACGTCTTTTTTCTCTCAGGAGGGGAACTCGATCTAAATCATACacaagaatatttatttaaagaagtaaataaataagcaaggaaatgtatttttatttagaaactGTTGAGGGTACTTACTCAGATCAAGGTGCTGAATATCCACCTGCAGCCTGTCAAACGTAGAGTCTGCATTTTTGTGTTTGCCGTCTACCTTGAAAACGCATTAAATAGTAATTAAACCCAATTTCTGAGCAAAAATGACCCcctgttttttatgtgtgtaaAGAATAGCTTTAAGTCCATGACATCACACCTTGAAACGAGTACTGGACCGCTCCACGAGCAAAAAGTGGACATTTTCAGATGCTTTGAGAGCGACGTGAATCCAGTGGGACAGTTTTCCTTTGCCAGCACCAAATTCTATGTAGCATCTGTCTGGGCTGAGCAGTTTCAAAGCCTCCATGTTTCCTAAAATCGAAGCCTGTGAAACAGAATATTCTTGAAAACAGGCACAAACAACGTTTATAAATGTTGTGTAGAGTTTGCAGTGCTGGATTACCTGTTGCTTAAGGTGTTTGATGGCGGAGTCTCCATTCTTTGGATCATTTAAAGCTTCATTCAGAGCATTGTGTGAAAGTGTGTTTTCAACAATCTTGGTGTTCAGTTCTGGAGGCAACAGTAAGGGATTTTTCTATAATATACCTTTCTGTTATACAAATGCAATAAAACCAGACGACAGCTGAATACCTTGTAATGCAGTCTTGAGTTTCACAATCAATTCATCCAGTTCCTCTTTGGTTCGATCAGCGATTGAAAtctacattaaaacattacgtTTATTATGAGCGTATCTCAAAGCTGGTAAAAACAGATGTACAAGCTCTCACCTCCTCTATGGCTTCGCCTTCACTTCCGCTCCCAGCATTGATGTCCTTCACATAATATCTCTGATGAAGACACgaacaaatgtaaaatatttgttaTCGCCCAAcacactttattaaaaataatacacttCATTTATAAAGCCCCTTTACAGAATATAAATACAGAAGAGAAAAAATGTGTCATGACTCATGTAGGATGTGTTGTGACCCAgaattttttataaacataatatatgtttaatacatttcatatacaaaaaaatgatgaaaagacTTCCTGTTGAACTTACAGGTTGTGGCTTTTCCTTGGAGTTGCATTTCTTCAGATGTTTGGCCAAATTATcttcatatacagtactgtttaaaaaaaaaagaggagATTCTTTAACATATAACATGAACGTATAAAATACAACGAGTTTCATGATGTGTAACGTACACTTTGTATTTGAATAACTGATTCTGCATGGACTTTTAAAACGCATTCATTAAAATGCAAACCAAACTTATGACAGCAGTTATTTTCTTACTGTTTGGGGTCCAAAGGACAAGGTATTCGTTTTTTCTCGGTGTCTCCACCctatataaaaatgtgaaagtttTTATTTGGCAACTGTGAGGCGAGTTGTGCATcgcaaataataaacaattgaCACTGTAATATATTTCTTTAACAAACATACAGCGTTTGCATGTTCCCCGCAGAAGGTTTTTCCTCTCCCAACAGTCATCTTGCAATATCGTTTCTTTTTTGTAACATAAAAAGCACATCGCCCAGGTAAAGGCGCTGACACGCTGCCCGCTGTGGATGCTTCCATACTGACGGTCCGAATGACTTCCGCAAGGTATTTCAAAATAAGAGACTTTTCAGTACGTGAACTGAAAAACGAATTTATGAATGAAACAGCTAAATTcccttcaaatataaatatacatatacaaatacatacattttattgaaacatacataaatgtaaaaaaatgtgggGGGAGCCATAGTCATATTGCATTTTCCACTATTATGCTAAATTTTTAAcgctttttttgtgtgttattcTGATTTGTTAAGCATGGTCTTTTAACAATTGTAATTATTATACACATTTCAACCACATTTTTACCGCTTTCTTAAACCACATTCTCATCGTGACCGTTTTGTTACGTTTTTAAAACCGGAAGTAAGCCGTCATCATACGTGCTGTCAGTCAGCTGTTCATTAACATACTGCCGTATGATGTTAGTTTGCGTTGTGTTGATTTCACGCGCAGGATCTATGTGTGTAGTTACACAACGGATTAAAATACGTCGGGATGCTTGTTTGCGCTGTTAGGAAAGACTCACATGTGTGTTACACAAACAGGAAGAGTGCAGGACTGCAGTGCACAGACACATCACATGCTTTCTGAAAACCACAATACAAAACAGTTCGTGGAGACTTGCTTTTAATTTCGGATGTTAAATTCGGGTCCTTGTTTCAGATCAGGAATGGCACGGTGTGTACTGGATGTCATGGTGTAACTACGTGAAATCGgcaagtattttttaaataaagtttgaaacTGTTAAAGATTAaaccattaataaaaatatatctttATATAGTTTTTAAAACTTTACCTTGATGCATTACtatagaatacatgttttttatttttacatttttatatgatgTGTATTTGTTGTATGTGTCCGTGATATGAAATTATtcgtattattttatttcacatgtactgtatagggTAGTTCTCACATTGATGTCTTGCTGTCTGTGTCTGCTCATGTCAAGGTGAGAGGTGAGACGTGATAAACCCTCAGCAATCTTCTGACCTAAATCAACTGAAACGGTCAATGTATTGAAACTATTTGATCTCTGTGCAATTTTCAGACGTGTCAGTTGTCTATTTGTCTAAGAATGACAACCTCACAGATTCTTACCAGATCATTGGTAAGAAGCAATCCGATTCAAGCAGGTTTATCAAGTTGGTGAACCATCCCGCTTATGTTACGTAGTTACAAGTTTTCTCGGATCTTTAGGATCTTTTCAGGAAATGATTGACATCtacattaacttttttattattgaaaTTAACATATAATACACGAATGACgaataaagcaaaaataattataataataaaaaatgaaatggcaaTGGGGAAAATATCAAAGAAACAAACTACATGAACTCTTCATTGAAACTTATTGCTTTTGGAAATTTGATGTATGCATTTCATCTAGCTTTGGAAACACAAATGCATGCTGCATATCTGATTCTAATGTTTACCGTTACATCACCTCCAAACTAAGATAGTCAGCAATAGAAAATGGTGTAACAAATATAAAATTCTTAACATTTGTTAGCActttgatgacagaatgttcacaACAAGTTTCTTTCCTTTGCTTTATTATTTAATGTCTGTTGTTCCACGTACACCCTTCACATTCTTTTCAGGGGATTGACCTACATTTCCCACAAAGGCAGCTTTATGCGTTACTTTACAGCTAATATAGTTCTTACTATTAAGTTATTACTTAATTAAGTTATTACTACAtgaatttttttcatgtttagaTGGTTCTGTTTCTCAAACAATAtgatgttttgctttgtttgagATTATTCATAATGTCAAGAATTAGTTATGCTACAGTGACCTTTTATGTAACAAGGATTTAATTGTTTGTTCGGAATTCGGATATTTCATATAGATGTCATTGCAAGGATATTCATGGATGTCAAAGGGACATCGTGTGCTCTTTTATGCTTGAGGTCATTTTTCTAcgattaaaacacaaacatcacaagATGCATGGTAGTTTCACGGAATTTATCTTTCTGCTTCTGTACCACCACGaaggaaataaaacatatttcccAAAGCGTTAAATGTAGAGACCCcagaaaaatctaaatttgaGATATGTGGCTTTTAGGTTTCAGTTCTTAAGATGGACAGAAATCATATTTAACAGATATGCACAattaaaatgtctttttcttttgggaaaatgaaacaaaaatattgatgactcatcacgcaccacacagattttctACCAATTAAATGCCCTCTAGAATGTAAATATCCCTCAGACTAAAAATAgtttgataataattgtgacataCATATGCAAATAAACTTTCATTTATCTTGTTTACCATTTCTATATATTCTGTGTACgtggttgttttttatttatttaaatattgtgtattttgttcaCAAAGTCATGGAGGAGCTGGACCCGGAGGAGCTTTTCCTCAGGGATGCCAGAAACGGGAACCTAGAGGGTATCCAAAGGCTTTTGATGTCCAAGATTAAAGAAGAGGCCAAAATTGACATCAACTGCAAAGGTAAGACACATCATAGTTTGTGTTTCAATTgacttctcatgtgtttctaCATGAGGACATGAGAGTTTCTCATAGCCGTTGTATCGTATTGTTTTAGGCAAGAGCAAATCTAACCACGGCTGGACGCCTCTTCATCTCGCCTGTTATTTTGGACACAGAGATGTGGTCGAGGTGTTATTGAAGGTACAAaggtgttcctgtagctcagctggTACTTTTAAGTGCCTGTTAAATCTATACGTGTAATGTTAATCTTGGGTTTTCTTCACCACATGTTTGGTTTTATCGTCACTAACTATAGAGATCAGTGTCTTTTCACAccatatgtatatttaaaggcACACTTTGCAGTTGTGGGTCAAATTCTTGCTCCTTTATTTTTCTCATAGACCGGAGCAGATGCCAATTTGCCAAATAACGTTGGAGACACGCCCCTCCATAAAGCAGCATTCACAGGGAGAAAGGTATTATGTGCTACAAGACACATGCAGCATATTGATGAGTCATCATACACTACGCAGAGATTCGTCCAATCAAATGCTTTCCCTgaataatgattgaattctaGCTGCTgatgttgtttgtgttgtgtaggaAGTTGTGATGCTGCTTCTTCAGTACGACGCTTGTGCTTCTGTCATCAATGGCAACGCTGAGATCCCGAAAGACGTCACAGAGAGCGCTGAGATCAAAAGCATGCTGGAGGGTAAGCATTTAAATCCGACTCATGTTGGACTATTTACGTTATTTCTTTGAACCTTGGGTTTTTACAGGcgaatgtttttgttgtgagtGTACTTTAAATATATCTGATGAATCCTTTTTACTTTCTAGCTGCGGAAAGAACAGAGGAAAGGAAACTGGAGGAGCAGTTGTTAGAAGCTGCTCGGGAAGGAGCATTAGCTACCCTCACCAGACTGGTAACCATCTCAAAAACTACTTGAAGTGgtagtttactcaaaaaaatttataattctgtcatcatttatttaccctcttgtcatttcaaacctgtatgactttctttcttccgtggaacacaaaagaagatattttgaagaatgtcgttaactggcccccattcacttgcattggttttgtgtccatacaatagaagtcaatgggggccagtgctgttcggttaccaactttcttcaaaatatcttcttttgtttcttgtggaagtaagaaagtcataaaggtttgaaatgacatgagggtgagtaaatgatgacaagagttttcatttttgggtgaactgtccctttaacagccTAAAGACTTTTAAAgttttcaattttttaaaataaaatatacttatCTGGAGGCTAGAAATATAAGaacatttttacaattgtacaccactttttgttttactttgtcaGTGGCCAGTGCTTACCTGATGTAATATGTAAATCCCCTTGTGAAAGTCTTGCATTCCTGGACGTTGAGCAAATATTGCATTTATTGCATTGCATTTAAGTTTCGTATTAATACTTGAAATTTCTCAGAAACATTCTGaatgttaaaaacaaacaaggcaCTTCCAAAAAAcacactctttctctctgatTAGCATTAGCATGTTGTTGTTCTGTGAAGTCCAAtcgaacaaacacaaacaaaaaagatattttgagaaatgtctcagtggttttgtgtccatacagtgtgGGCcagcgttgtttggttaccaacattcttcaaaatatcttcttttgtgttctgcagaacaaataaagtaatgttttgAATGGCATATTATTGGatgaactgttttttttaagtctGACCTTGTAATTCTCATGGCCTGTGCAGTTAAACATGAAGAAACCGCCTAACATAAACTGCACAGACCTGCTGGGAAACACACCGCTGCACTGTGCCGCCTACAGGGGTCAGAAACAATGTGCCATCAAACTTCTACAGCACTGTGCTGACCCGTACATCAAGAACAAAAACGGTAATCAGAGCCGAATTTAACCATCATTTTGATCAGCCTTTAatcagttttgttattttttggttttaattttttttactgctATATTCCCAATTTTATCATTCAAGATTATATAATGTAGCATGTAAAACTGATGCAATGTTTTCAGATCAGACTGTTTTTGACCTGGCTAGCGATGCAGAAATTCAGCAGATCATTACGGGCAACGTTATG from Triplophysa rosa linkage group LG25, Trosa_1v2, whole genome shotgun sequence includes these protein-coding regions:
- the lrrc39 gene encoding leucine-rich repeat-containing protein 39 isoform X1 yields the protein MVMTGITVCCGTVNSIKSLWETRIKKSKDDLKKEKEQKGQRAVGRLTGAWEDRITLAKLKEKVVTEEGRVILRIEREEWKTLPAALAQLAQIQEWQLHRIGLQKIPHFISTFESLIVLDLSRNSITEIPKEIGKLTRLRELLLSYNRVNYVPEEIGSCVNLEKLELAMNHDLDDLPAQFSNLKKLYHLDLSMNQFTTIPDCVVSLPSLEWLDMGSNGLETLPDDIHRMDKLHTLWLPRNELEYLPDNISRMQSLDTLVLSKNKLRDIPPLMESMSNLRFVNFRDNPLTYDVTLPDLNEDVDEEENDREMFGREFMHFYIQEARKRGSQTFTSVLNVTLDGVSEIASSS
- the lrrc39 gene encoding leucine-rich repeat-containing protein 39 isoform X2, producing MVMTGITVCCGTVNSIKSLWETRIKKSKDDLKKEKEQKGQRAVGRLTGAWEDRITLAKLKEKVVTEEGRVILRIEREEWKTLPAALAQLAQIQEWQLHRIGLQKIPHFISTFESLIVLDLSRNSITEIPKEIGKLTRLRELLLSYNRVNYVPEEIGSCVNLEKLELAMNHDLDDLPAQFSNLKKLYHLDLSMNQFTTIPDCVVSLPSLEWLDMGSNGLETLPDDIHRMDKLHTLWLPRNELEYLPDNISRMQSLDTLVLSKNKLRDIPPLMESMSNLRFVNFRDNPLTYDVTLPDLNEDVDEEENDREMFGREFMHFYIQEARKRVALASRS
- the trmt13 gene encoding tRNA:m(4)X modification enzyme TRM13 homolog, with product MEASTAGSVSAPLPGRCAFYVTKKKRYCKMTVGRGKTFCGEHANAGGDTEKKRIPCPLDPKHTVYEDNLAKHLKKCNSKEKPQPRYYVKDINAGSGSEGEAIEEISIADRTKEELDELIVKLKTALQELNTKIVENTLSHNALNEALNDPKNGDSAIKHLKQQASILGNMEALKLLSPDRCYIEFGAGKGKLSHWIHVALKASENVHFLLVERSSTRFKVDGKHKNADSTFDRLQVDIQHLDLNRVPLLREKRRPVVGVGKHLCGAATDLALRCLFERIRKFDDDPPTKRVKLQQEDGAGDETKPREGLVVSGLAIALCCHHRCDWRHYVGKEFFRQRGLGPKEFTAFQRMSSWATCGMKKFSSEMPEQLSDHKTEEEEEHEIDEEAITDSLKSVMSVEDREQIGRLCKLLIDQGRVHYLQQRGFESSLKYYTSRDVSLENVLLTAVPSSNQNTDESKLNTNST